The sequence aaaaaaagttagactcgaaaaagctaaagagttgcttcgcttggccgaaagtggtgaactgccgaatttggttttctccgatgagaaaccattcgttatccagcagtttgtaaacaaacaaaatgatcgtgtttacttgccagagaggtcagctgaaaatttgcaacttcggttggccaccagaactcaaaagccggccatggtgatggtgtgggccgccataacagccgatggtcgctcgccgctcgtattcatcgaccgtggggtcaaaataaatgcgcaaatctatcgcgaaaatattttggagggagttctgaagccctgggcacgcaaacatttcggccgcagaccttggacattccaacaggactcagcaccatcgcactcagcacgcgccacccaagaatggttaagaaatgaggttcctcgcttcatttccaccgcacaatggccaccaaaatctccggatgccaatccgttggactattgtgcctggggtattttggaaagcaaggttggcactaaaaaataccaaagtgtcgatcatctcaagcaagcgcttcgccgagaatgggacaaaataccgcagagccactttcgggcagcgtgtgatggtttcattggccgtttgaaggccatagttcgtgccaaaggtggccaattcgaacaaatctaaaccgattctcaaatttgatgttatttccgacattttttgctttcattcaataaaatttaaaaaaaaatgaaaaaattatggcgttttactttgttgcagttttttcatctcaccttgtatagaGATACTTGATAATAAAAATCTTCATTCTATAAACCGTTAAAATTGTTCAATGTTTGAACCAAGGAATATAGTTGTTTTTTCGGATGATGTGGAGTTAGTTGcgagttttttttacaaaaaactaTCTCGCACCTAGTTAAAATACTTCCCGATATGGCACCTATTATTACCTAACTCGACACATCCAGAAAATAGTTATCAgaatgtaaaaaataaaataaacataattGGTTGAGTTTAGAGCATTTATTTCTTTGGCTTGAGATCAACTTGCTTAGTAATGCTGATGAATGTTGGCATAACTTTCTCCGTGTGGATGGTGGGCATGGCCATTACGCTGAACATGCGGCTGGAATCCAGTTTTGTGGTCCGAGGTGTAATCTACGACCCGGTGCGTACCGTCGGCTTCGTCCAGAGTGTACTGACCCTTGACATGGTCCCCGTCGCGATGTTCCCATTGGCTCTTGTGGTCGTGGGTGTGACTATCCTTGACACCATACTCGTACTTGTACTTCGGATGGGTGTGATAATCCTCGTAAGCCGAAACGGCGATAGCAAGGCAGACGACCAGGGCGATAATCTGATAGGaagagataaaaataaaaaacaagttttatcAGTTACTTCCGTCTATCCGATGCACCGAGGAGATTGCCACTACCTTGAACATCTCGAAGCTGATGCTGGTTTGGAGCTGAAAACTCTTGCAACTGGAAAGCTGGAATGACACTGATGTCTTGTGTTGCATGAAGCAGAATATTTATACCAAAAACAAGTTGTCTTCGCTTCCACGGTTGTTCCAGTGTTGGCCCGCAGcataaacgattcaaacgatttcgcACCTACTCAAGTGCCATACAGTCTAATTGAAAGTCCATTTTTTTTCGCTCGTTCAGTTTTCAATATTAACCTTGTTATAGTCTATGTAAAATAGCCCGAAACTCATGGTTCGCTGACTATCTCGTGCTTGCAGAGCGGGCAAATTCAACTCTCCCCCGATCGAACAATAATCAATCATGTATGGCGGCCGACATATGTGTGTGCAACATGCATTTTTTCCTCTGATTGCTTGACAAATAGTCGAGTGAAATTTGTGTTCACTCGTGTGGCCATACTTGTTACAAGAATGGAAAAACAACCCTACGGTGAGGCTAGGCGCTTCGTATAAATATTCTATCGCAGCACCTGGTTGGTATCAGTCAAGTTCCAACGTTCCACTTTGAACAACAATCGCTCGATTCGCTAGGCTCCAAGATGTTCAAGGTTTGTCGGAATCAACAGTCAAAAGTCGAAGTTTAGTCGGTTTCCGGAATCtaaattcaaaaactttttactttcagaTCATCGCTCTAGTTGCTTGCCTCGCCGTTGTCGTGTCGGCTTACGAGGAAATCTACAGCTACCCAAAGTACAAATACGAATACGGTGTTAAGGATCTGCACACCCACGATCACAAGAGCCAGTGGGAACATCGTGATGGAGATCACGTTAAGGGACAATACACTCTCGATGAAGCCGACGGAACCCACCGCATTGTTGACTACAGCTCGGATCACAAAACCGGATTCCAGCCTCATGTCCAACGTAAAGGACATGCTCACCACCCACACGGAGAAAGCTATGCCAACATCCACCAGCACTACTGAACCTGAACTCGTTACCAAAGAACTAGACCAATTGTTGAAAATatagaaatttattgaaaatcaatttctggGTCCCGATTGAAGCGTaattgaaagaaagaaaaatttaGTTTGACATTCTGTCCATTTAAAGTTGCATTGACTTTCCATTTTCAGCTTTATTTCATGGTCAATTTCAAAATGGCTATGATatattatgattttgttatttcTCTTTTTCGTCTCCAAATTTTGTCTTGCATCATGCTCATCGATGAATGTGGGCGGGTGCATCAGCAGATGAAATGTGCAACGGAGTTTCAATGATGATGATCAGTCAATGATCTCGCAAAGGTGCGTTTGTCACACGCAATAAAACGCAAGCATTGCGGGTAATTATGTAAACGCACATTTCGATAAACTTGTGCAAATTGCTATCGAGACAAATCTGTGCCAGTCCTAATTGCGTGTTTAGACTTTAATTATTATGTTGCTGAGTTGTTTCTTGAGCTGTTAAACCATTTTGGGTATTCAATTTTACTTTTGTTCAGTATTTCCGAGACAGTTTCCGCTGCcctcaaaaataacaaaaataacgtgtttaatccaccttacagtgaaatgatacctttttttgaacaattcgtatatgttttttgcatgaatatttttagGTGTTTAATTCTCatggcattattttaatgaccgtcgttttaagcggaaaTTTGAGAttctaatcactcattaccctgtaacgtggaaactgcaaatcggatcgagtttgaatctaaacgtgtgacaatcgattgaacattccatgagatgtggaAGTAAGTTGTTATTtatagtttttcgtcattatttacggtactaccagagccggtattcaggaatcagcataacccaaaacggttcatacgacagtaaattaatatgacgaacaaATTGCAATAGTGTTGAGTCtaacttctatatcggtttgaatttaaaaaactcatcaccctgtaattccagaatcggaagccggaatcgataaaattcaccaattttgtatgggaccataagtctttcaatttgaattattgtttACGAGATTCGATTTGaccttttttgtgaaaatgattgagctttgagaaacaaatctgcaaacccgataaacctgattaatttatgtgaaatggacattgttAAACTAATcaaccggaaattggatctgACTAGAAAGCatgactttttatttgaattttagatggttcttagatttcatttgaatctttgatcggttcagccatctacaagaaaaatgagttacactattttaatttcgtttcacatattctgtagttccggaaccagaagtcgaatccaaacataattcaggaaccttgtttgggagcgtacgacttttcatatgaatctgtgtTTGTAgtaaacggttgagtcatcttcgagaaaattgagtgaaattatttatcacacactcatttgctgatctcgacgaactgattcgaatggtatatgggtgttatgttcttccagcatgtaagtagtttaaaccaATATAATTATGGTATTGCTTTCAacttatgtcatattcgaacgattatgttgccaaaaacgaaccgtgttaAAAACGGTCCGAAGCAAAATATCACGAAaagggatgctgtacacagcctTTTgacacttagaaacaattgtatgttacagtataaaaaatcgtgtttcacgttgctcccaagcattgctttttacatacagcgctcaaaactcctgctgctggaatagggggaaaagtcgcttacacaaaaatgtcgatatctccattagaaatggacggattttaacaatctatggcttgttggatagttaTTACCGTGCGCAATCTAAGTCTGCAAACATATTCCGTTTACAAggccaagtgtgacagatattgttaaaaaactgaaaattttgacaaaaaaacttcgtataactcaaaaagtaaacaacagatctcaaaaccattcaatagcgttctgggtgacggggagacctttcattagagattagtttgatcaaaatcggtccagccatctctgagatctcgacctctttgttgacaacacacatacagacccacacgcatacatacacacacacacacatacacacacacacacgcggacatttgctcagttcgtcgagctgaatcgatttatatatgacattcggcctcggaaaatttttctaatatttgagtgaattctataccaattatttatatatataaaaaaaggtaaaatctcTTCTTAATTCATCTATTAGTGTCAGAATGCTTTTCTCTTGCCATTCAAATAGTTTCAtgaaaacgttttttttattgagctaaaatttgaattttcaagaaaactGAGCTGATAGAACAGAATCCTTTTTTatccacccagtggtgtaatgatgccgatCTTATATTACTTATACCATCACGAATATTACTATGGGATTCCTAAAAAACAGTTCATTAAATAGAAACACTTGGTGTAAACTAGCAACTCTTTCAAACAGAAAAATCTAGTAGGTCCGGAAACGGTAGtttgattcggataaaattcagtagcATCCTTTGGGACAATAATCTCTTCCACTTGGGTCTAAGCTTCTAAAAATGGGTTTGGCTTTCTCTGGGAGAATGAAACTAGATCCGCTTCCTAGTTTTTGACCAccgtttccggtacttccggaagcaTGAACTGGAAAACGTAACTTAAGTCGGTTTgtagtccgccatgtaacttttttttaaaacatgcgataaaacacaaacggttcatctgatttaaaaatttagtttttcatattaaagtacaatccttccggttaattgtggaatataatttcattcaaatggctgcctcggctggccttgcagtacgccatacggtcggtccagttttttagtacattttcgattgtatgcagctttatttcatctatggttgcacgaatgttgtccttcaaggcttaaactgtctctggcttgtccatataacacttatctttgacagcccccgaatttcgactgtgaattagatcttcgaagactgtgggtagaagatcgatcgtagcgttggctgtgtggcacggagcaccGTCTTCTTGGaatcaaatggtgtccaagtcttcctcttcaagtaacggaaaGAACATTCATTTTtatgtggcggcggctcctgctcattaacatacccgccgagatgaaaatgtgcctcatccgagaagatgatttttggcacacattccgcaacattaccatgattttcaaagtagaactgcactattttctcgcgttcctcaagcgtatacacaaccagtttcgttcagcggaaggataaaactaagtttctgtcaaatcagaagtgacattaaggttaccaatgtcgaaataaccgctagataaaaaaaaaataaatggcggaccctgtatgttcgacaaattggaacagtttttagcCAAATTTAGAATGATTTTCCCCTTTTTTTGTGTCGTTGCTCTTAACGAC comes from Malaya genurostris strain Urasoe2022 chromosome 3, Malgen_1.1, whole genome shotgun sequence and encodes:
- the LOC131434209 gene encoding uncharacterized protein LOC131434209 codes for the protein MLKIVALVACLAVFVSAEYYLAEHVEAKDYYSHPKYKFEYGVHDPHTGDHKSQWEHRDGDVVVGSYTVDEADGTHRVVSYNSDDHNGFQAHVQRVGHAHHPHGESYANIDQHHYSLVTSSGSVVLVDVGIAFSVWVVSMSFTLDMRLESGFVIRAVVNNAVGSVGFIESVLSLNVISITMFPLALVIVGVQILNTVFVFVLWVAVDFLLSSCKSFQLQTSISFEMFKIIALVVCLAIAVSAYEDYHTHPKYKYEYGVKDSHTHDHKSQWEHRDGDHVKGQYTLDEADGTHRVVDYTSDHKTGFQPHVQRNGHAHHPHGESYANIHQHY